In Halovivax gelatinilyticus, the following are encoded in one genomic region:
- a CDS encoding ABC transporter substrate-binding protein, translated as MRSHSRRSYLRAVGASGAIGMSAMAGCIGFGDDDELEGVDELQFIIPTSGANPDRNEIGHLIAENMEEVGFDVDVEELPFDPHVDQLFGDRDYDISLLGWGGTPERIDPHIFLMDMHHSDFTDPGGRNTPGYENPEYDEIAEAQAQETDQEARQELVFEAQEILAEDQPRCYIANEGGDHPWNTETLESVNATLGEGLNGFWNFMDAQPADGVDQVTFGYSADIISLNPMQDMATPDRQFIRLIYDQLYRFDDVGDPMPWIATDEPEISDDGTEFTVEIRDDHEFHDGEPVTPEDVVFSYELFGEYSPTYSVYLDPIEEMEIDGQEVTFYLSEPDATFERNALAQIYVFPEHVWGDVDDPTEYTDDEYVGSGPYEFVDWEREVELQLDRYDDHFQPPNIGRLIRVPGDEATIMDEIETGDLDMAGQDPTVTQLERLRDADHVDLASFDAVGHAKLSYNMRRDHMDDVHIRRAISYCVPKEDFVETIRGGMGTVTHSPISPAVETWHNPDVREYTEDLDAARDELEEGGYL; from the coding sequence ATGCGTTCACATTCGCGGCGGTCATACCTGCGCGCGGTTGGTGCCAGTGGTGCTATCGGCATGTCGGCGATGGCGGGATGCATCGGGTTCGGAGACGACGACGAGTTAGAGGGCGTCGATGAGCTACAGTTCATCATTCCGACGTCGGGAGCGAATCCCGACCGGAACGAAATCGGTCACCTCATCGCGGAGAACATGGAAGAAGTCGGGTTCGACGTCGACGTAGAGGAGTTACCGTTCGATCCACACGTCGATCAGCTATTCGGCGACCGGGACTACGACATCTCGTTGCTGGGCTGGGGTGGGACCCCCGAACGAATCGACCCGCACATCTTCCTCATGGACATGCACCACTCGGATTTCACCGATCCCGGTGGTCGTAATACACCTGGATACGAGAATCCGGAGTACGACGAGATCGCGGAGGCACAGGCACAAGAGACCGACCAGGAGGCTCGACAAGAACTCGTCTTCGAAGCTCAGGAGATCCTCGCCGAAGACCAGCCGCGCTGTTACATCGCGAACGAAGGTGGCGACCACCCGTGGAACACCGAAACGTTAGAGAGCGTCAACGCGACGCTCGGTGAAGGGCTCAACGGCTTCTGGAACTTCATGGACGCCCAGCCGGCCGACGGCGTCGACCAGGTCACCTTCGGCTACTCCGCCGACATCATCTCGCTGAATCCGATGCAGGACATGGCGACGCCGGACCGGCAGTTCATCCGGCTCATCTACGACCAGCTCTACCGGTTCGACGACGTCGGCGATCCGATGCCCTGGATCGCGACGGACGAACCGGAAATCTCCGACGACGGGACGGAATTTACCGTCGAGATCAGAGACGATCACGAGTTCCACGACGGAGAGCCGGTCACGCCCGAAGACGTCGTGTTCTCCTACGAACTCTTCGGCGAATACTCGCCGACGTACTCGGTGTACTTAGACCCGATCGAAGAGATGGAGATCGATGGCCAGGAGGTCACGTTCTATCTCAGCGAACCGGACGCGACGTTCGAGCGAAACGCGCTGGCACAGATCTACGTCTTCCCGGAGCACGTCTGGGGTGACGTCGACGATCCCACGGAGTACACCGACGACGAGTACGTCGGTAGCGGGCCCTACGAGTTCGTCGACTGGGAACGCGAAGTCGAGCTCCAACTAGACCGGTACGACGACCACTTCCAGCCGCCGAACATCGGGCGGCTCATCCGCGTACCGGGAGACGAGGCGACGATCATGGACGAGATCGAAACGGGTGATCTGGACATGGCCGGCCAGGATCCGACCGTGACCCAGCTCGAACGATTGCGAGACGCAGACCACGTCGACCTCGCGAGCTTCGACGCGGTCGGACACGCGAAACTCTCGTACAACATGCGTCGCGACCACATGGACGACGTCCACATCCGCCGTGCCATCTCCTACTGCGTCCCGAAGGAGGATTTCGTCGAGACGATCCGGGGCGGGATGGGAACGGTGACGCACTCGCCGATTTCGCCGGCCGTCGAGACCTGGCACAATCCCGACGTTCGCGAGTACACGGAGGATCTCGACGCGGCGAGAGACGAACTTGAGGAAGGTGGATACCTGTAA
- a CDS encoding Rieske (2Fe-2S) protein produces MATDSSETGDDRYVPVADAVELEAEGRKLVTPEGTAIALFHHEGEVRAVDNRCPHMGFPLSDGTVEDGILTCHWHHARFELSCGDTFDPWADDVRTYPVLVRDGTVHVDPDPPLERPPADHWADRLESGMEENLRLVVAKSTIGLTDAGVDPREPIASTLAFGTTYRETGWSSGLTILGCMANLLETLDPEDRKRALFTGVRHVASDCAGEAPHFDQPSFSTSEPSLDRLRSWFRDCIEVRDVDGAERCLRTAVAAGYDDAALADLVFTAATDHPYLSTGHTLDFANKAFESLDAVGWPDGGRGTEPGATAAGDGLVADTLASLVEPLATATRSDETSSWRRPVDLVELLADVYGEDVMDTAGVEALMADGDGEAWSQPDDFHEALLGDDPERIVDALATAIGEGADAEALAAAVARAAATRVARFATANEFSDWNTVHHTFTYANAVHRATRRTDAVGLYRGVFDAAMSVYLDRFLNAPPAPIPEPGDNETGRDPETIRADLLDTFDEEGAVNEAGRLVAEHVDCGGDVTDLKRTLGHGLLREDAGFHTLQNVEAAFAQHDLAETEGDRRLPLIATARYVAAHTPTRREAEQTFSIATRLNRGERIHEA; encoded by the coding sequence ATGGCAACCGACTCGAGCGAAACCGGGGACGATCGGTACGTCCCGGTTGCGGACGCGGTCGAATTAGAAGCCGAGGGCCGAAAACTCGTCACGCCCGAGGGAACGGCGATCGCGCTCTTTCACCACGAGGGCGAGGTTCGGGCGGTGGACAACCGGTGTCCGCACATGGGCTTTCCACTCTCGGATGGGACCGTCGAGGACGGAATCCTCACCTGCCACTGGCACCACGCACGGTTCGAACTCTCCTGCGGGGACACCTTCGATCCGTGGGCTGACGACGTTCGGACGTATCCGGTCTTGGTCCGCGACGGAACCGTCCACGTCGATCCGGATCCGCCGCTTGAACGACCACCGGCCGACCACTGGGCGGACCGCCTCGAGAGCGGGATGGAAGAGAACCTCCGGCTCGTCGTCGCCAAATCGACGATCGGATTGACAGACGCCGGCGTCGATCCGCGAGAGCCGATCGCCTCGACGCTCGCGTTCGGGACGACCTACCGCGAAACGGGCTGGTCGTCGGGACTGACGATCCTCGGCTGTATGGCGAACCTGCTCGAGACGCTCGACCCCGAGGATAGAAAACGGGCGCTCTTCACGGGCGTGCGCCACGTCGCGAGCGACTGCGCCGGCGAGGCGCCCCACTTCGATCAGCCGTCCTTTTCGACGAGCGAACCGTCGCTCGACCGGCTTCGATCATGGTTTCGCGACTGCATCGAGGTCAGGGACGTCGACGGCGCCGAGCGCTGTCTCCGGACGGCCGTCGCGGCCGGCTACGACGACGCCGCCCTGGCCGACCTGGTCTTCACGGCGGCGACGGATCATCCGTACCTCTCGACCGGTCACACGCTCGACTTCGCCAACAAGGCCTTCGAGAGCCTCGACGCGGTGGGCTGGCCGGACGGCGGTCGTGGAACCGAGCCGGGAGCGACCGCCGCGGGCGACGGGCTCGTCGCGGATACGCTCGCCTCGCTCGTCGAGCCGCTGGCGACGGCGACGCGCAGCGACGAGACGTCGTCCTGGCGGCGGCCGGTCGACCTCGTCGAATTGCTCGCCGACGTCTACGGTGAGGACGTGATGGACACCGCTGGCGTCGAGGCGCTGATGGCTGACGGCGACGGAGAGGCGTGGTCGCAACCGGACGACTTCCACGAAGCGCTGCTTGGTGACGACCCCGAACGAATCGTCGACGCGCTCGCGACGGCGATCGGCGAGGGGGCCGACGCCGAGGCGCTCGCCGCGGCGGTGGCCAGGGCGGCCGCGACCCGCGTCGCGCGGTTCGCCACGGCGAACGAGTTCTCCGACTGGAACACCGTCCACCACACGTTCACGTACGCGAACGCGGTTCACCGGGCGACCCGGCGGACCGACGCCGTCGGGCTCTACCGCGGCGTGTTCGACGCGGCGATGAGCGTCTACCTCGATCGCTTCTTGAACGCGCCGCCGGCGCCGATTCCGGAACCCGGCGACAACGAGACGGGTCGCGACCCGGAGACGATCCGTGCGGATCTCCTCGACACGTTCGACGAGGAGGGTGCGGTGAACGAGGCCGGTCGACTCGTCGCCGAACACGTCGACTGCGGGGGCGACGTTACCGATCTGAAGCGGACGCTCGGCCACGGTCTCCTCCGCGAGGACGCCGGGTTCCACACGCTGCAGAACGTCGAGGCGGCGTTCGCTCAACACGATCTCGCAGAGACGGAGGGAGACCGTCGACTCCCGTTGATCGCGACCGCCAGGTACGTCGCTGCTCACACCCCGACGCGACGCGAGGCCGAACAGACGTTCTCGATCGCGACGCGGTTGAACCGCGGCGAGCGAATTCACGAAGCATAG
- the ilvA gene encoding threonine ammonia-lyase, translated as MLDLETVEAARDRVAQTARETPLEYSHTYSAMTGAEVHLKLENFQRTGAFKIRGATNRIATLSEAEKARGVVAASAGNHAQGVALAATRVGVDSTIVMPEHAPTAKVKATRNYGAEVVLFGPNYDAAAEKAHEIEREQDRTYVHAFDDEAVMAGQGTIGLEIVEACPDVDTVVVPIGGGGLISGIAAAVKGIDPDVRVVGVQAEGASSAAPSLQKGERVTIDGVETIADGIATRSIGERTFAHIREYVDEVVTVSDAEIAVTMVYLLERSKTLVEGAGAVGLAATIFERFEYADDEVIVPLLSGGNVDMNTLTTVIMRGLVEMGRYLKIRTVLKDRPGSLEELLAIASSHGANIYSIHHDRTSRDIELSDAEVELDLEVRGHEHAEELMADIRRAGYTVAQVA; from the coding sequence ATGCTCGATCTCGAGACCGTCGAGGCCGCCAGGGACCGCGTCGCGCAGACGGCGCGCGAGACCCCGCTCGAGTACTCACACACCTACAGCGCCATGACGGGCGCGGAGGTCCACCTCAAACTCGAGAACTTCCAGCGGACGGGTGCGTTCAAGATTCGCGGGGCGACGAACCGGATCGCAACCCTCTCGGAGGCGGAGAAAGCTCGCGGCGTCGTCGCCGCGAGCGCGGGAAATCACGCTCAGGGCGTCGCGCTGGCGGCGACGCGCGTCGGGGTCGACTCGACGATCGTCATGCCCGAGCACGCGCCGACGGCGAAGGTCAAGGCCACCCGAAACTACGGCGCGGAGGTCGTCCTCTTCGGTCCCAACTACGACGCGGCCGCCGAGAAGGCTCACGAGATCGAACGCGAGCAGGACCGAACCTACGTCCACGCCTTCGACGACGAGGCCGTGATGGCCGGCCAGGGAACGATCGGCCTCGAGATCGTCGAAGCGTGTCCGGACGTCGACACGGTCGTCGTCCCGATCGGTGGCGGCGGGTTGATCAGCGGAATAGCCGCCGCGGTCAAGGGCATCGATCCCGACGTCCGCGTCGTCGGGGTCCAGGCGGAGGGCGCCTCGAGCGCCGCGCCATCGCTCCAGAAGGGCGAGCGAGTCACGATCGACGGCGTCGAGACGATCGCCGACGGCATCGCGACGCGCTCGATCGGCGAGCGCACGTTCGCTCACATCCGCGAGTACGTCGACGAGGTCGTCACCGTCTCCGACGCGGAAATCGCGGTCACGATGGTCTACCTGCTCGAACGGTCGAAGACGCTCGTCGAGGGGGCCGGGGCCGTCGGCCTGGCGGCGACCATCTTCGAGCGGTTCGAGTATGCAGACGACGAGGTGATCGTTCCGCTGCTGTCGGGCGGCAACGTCGACATGAACACCCTGACGACGGTCATCATGCGCGGGCTGGTCGAGATGGGCCGGTATCTCAAGATCCGAACCGTCCTCAAGGATCGGCCCGGTTCGCTGGAGGAACTGCTCGCGATCGCCAGCTCTCACGGCGCGAACATTTACTCGATCCACCACGACCGAACCTCGCGCGACATCGAACTCAGTGACGCGGAGGTCGAACTCGACCTGGAGGTGCGCGGTCACGAGCACGCCGAGGAACTGATGGCGGATATCAGACGCGCCGGATACACCGTCGCACAGGTGGCCTAG
- a CDS encoding gamma-glutamylcyclotransferase family protein, whose translation MTPERSPAGDPIVFVYGTLTDPDRAAAVVGPGRYEFRGSAALSGLDRVDGEYPTLVPGGSTDGRLLAVDETGLGALDAYEGVDRGLYVRVPVTADHPSVASDAVWCYVGDPGRLDAPGTWPGSGSFEDRVRTHVGPSRVHVTDKSG comes from the coding sequence GTGACACCCGAACGATCACCCGCTGGCGATCCCATCGTCTTCGTCTACGGCACGCTGACCGATCCGGACCGGGCGGCGGCCGTCGTCGGCCCAGGGCGGTACGAATTTCGCGGATCGGCCGCGCTTTCGGGACTCGATCGCGTCGACGGCGAGTATCCGACGCTCGTACCGGGAGGATCGACCGACGGCCGGTTGCTCGCGGTCGACGAGACCGGCCTCGGCGCGCTCGACGCCTACGAGGGCGTCGACCGCGGACTGTACGTTCGAGTCCCCGTCACCGCAGACCACCCCTCGGTCGCGTCGGACGCCGTCTGGTGTTACGTCGGCGATCCCGGCCGACTCGACGCACCCGGCACGTGGCCGGGTTCCGGATCGTTCGAAGATCGCGTTCGAACGCACGTCGGCCCGTCTCGCGTGCACGTTACCGACAAATCGGGTTGA
- a CDS encoding MATE family efflux transporter encodes MRNVGVRSRTLAVWWRVLRLAWPIMAEQTTRTLMRTVDILVTAAFSPAAIAAIGLADLYARLPLRIGLGLGGGAIALSSQDTGAGATRTRDEAITQAIAIGALAGIPFVILGFLLSDVAIEILGAESDVVRYGSLYLMIIMATAPARHVGLIAARALQGTGDTVTPMVVNVIANLANVSGSVVLGLGLLGAPRLEIVGVGIATAVANVFTAVVLIVVIASPYRQGSFVRPTDGVITKQLVAVSTPRVAEGLVATAIEFPFNALLLALGTEVNAGYQVGRRVYQQITSPLGRGYNVAASIVIGQSLGAGEPAKARFEGWAIAGLGLATVGVIGLALAWFAPEFVAIFDPDDPETVDHAITFAVAYGLGAPLLVSYIVIAGALQGAGETTIPFLARVSGLFLFYLCFSYIAAIELGLGAVGVAIGIVCYFGWSLGVVAVGFRYSDWAGKAARMMAERGSAGD; translated from the coding sequence ATGCGCAACGTCGGCGTTCGCTCGCGGACGCTCGCCGTCTGGTGGCGAGTGCTGCGACTCGCGTGGCCGATCATGGCCGAGCAGACGACGCGAACGCTGATGCGGACGGTCGACATTCTGGTGACGGCCGCGTTCTCGCCGGCGGCGATCGCCGCGATCGGCCTCGCCGACCTCTACGCCAGACTGCCGCTTCGAATCGGCCTCGGCCTCGGCGGCGGGGCGATCGCGCTGTCGAGTCAGGACACCGGTGCCGGCGCGACGCGAACGCGCGACGAAGCCATCACGCAGGCCATCGCGATCGGTGCCCTCGCCGGAATCCCGTTCGTGATCCTCGGCTTCCTGCTGAGCGACGTCGCGATCGAGATTCTGGGTGCCGAGTCGGACGTCGTCCGGTACGGCTCGCTCTACCTGATGATCATCATGGCGACGGCACCGGCTCGCCACGTCGGCCTGATCGCCGCCCGCGCGCTGCAAGGAACCGGCGACACGGTGACGCCGATGGTCGTCAACGTGATCGCGAACCTGGCCAACGTGTCTGGCTCGGTCGTGCTCGGGCTGGGCCTTCTCGGCGCGCCGCGACTCGAGATCGTCGGCGTCGGCATCGCGACGGCAGTCGCGAACGTCTTTACCGCCGTCGTCCTGATCGTCGTCATCGCGAGTCCGTACCGGCAGGGATCGTTCGTCAGGCCGACCGACGGGGTGATCACGAAACAGCTGGTGGCCGTCAGCACCCCGCGAGTGGCAGAGGGGCTGGTCGCGACGGCGATCGAGTTCCCGTTCAACGCGCTGTTGCTCGCCCTGGGAACCGAGGTAAACGCCGGCTACCAGGTCGGGCGGCGCGTCTACCAGCAGATCACGAGCCCGCTGGGGCGCGGGTACAACGTCGCGGCGAGCATCGTCATCGGCCAGTCTCTCGGCGCCGGCGAACCGGCGAAGGCACGGTTCGAAGGGTGGGCGATCGCGGGCCTCGGGCTCGCGACGGTCGGGGTGATCGGCCTCGCACTCGCGTGGTTCGCGCCGGAATTCGTCGCCATCTTCGATCCGGACGATCCGGAAACCGTCGACCACGCGATCACCTTCGCGGTCGCCTACGGACTCGGCGCGCCGTTGCTCGTCTCCTACATCGTCATCGCCGGCGCGCTGCAGGGAGCGGGCGAAACCACGATTCCGTTCCTGGCACGGGTGAGCGGTCTCTTTCTGTTCTATCTCTGCTTTTCCTACATCGCCGCGATCGAACTGGGCCTCGGTGCGGTCGGCGTCGCCATCGGGATCGTCTGCTACTTCGGCTGGTCGCTGGGCGTCGTCGCCGTCGGGTTCCGGTACAGCGACTGGGCCGGAAAAGCGGCCAGAATGATGGCCGAACGCGGCAGCGCGGGCGACTGA
- the citZ gene encoding citrate synthase encodes MADELIKGLEGVLAAESELSSIDGDAGRLIYLGYDIEDLARHASYEEVVYLLWHGDLPTRSQLDSFTEAMTAERVVDESIVETVRRLADSDERPMAAMRTAVSMLSSTDPDADAAAQDHEAARRKARRITAKIPTILAAYDRVRQGEEPIDPDPDLGLAANFLYMLTGERPDEIAAETFDQSLILHADHGLNASTFTAMVVGSTMADLYASVTAGIGALSGPLHGGANQDVMEVLFEIDESDRDPLAWVEQATEEGRRIPGFGHRVYNVKDPRAKILQARSEELAASGDDTWYEITTTIEDYLTEEKGLVEKGIAPNVDFYSGSVYYQLGIPIDMYTPIFAMSRAAGWTAHVLEYQADNRLIRPRGRYVGPDDRDYVPIDER; translated from the coding sequence ATGGCTGACGAGCTCATCAAAGGGCTAGAGGGTGTACTCGCCGCGGAATCCGAGCTGAGCTCGATCGACGGCGACGCCGGCCGATTGATCTACCTCGGGTACGACATCGAAGACCTCGCGCGACACGCCAGCTACGAAGAGGTCGTCTACTTGCTCTGGCACGGCGATCTCCCCACGCGTTCGCAACTGGATTCGTTCACGGAGGCGATGACCGCAGAGCGCGTCGTCGACGAGTCGATCGTCGAGACGGTCCGGCGCCTGGCCGACTCCGACGAACGGCCGATGGCGGCCATGCGCACTGCCGTCTCGATGCTCTCGTCGACGGATCCCGACGCCGACGCGGCCGCCCAGGACCACGAAGCCGCTCGCCGGAAGGCTCGACGCATCACCGCGAAGATCCCTACCATCCTGGCGGCATACGATCGCGTTCGCCAGGGCGAAGAACCGATCGACCCAGATCCCGACCTGGGTCTCGCGGCCAACTTCCTCTACATGCTCACCGGCGAGCGCCCCGACGAGATCGCCGCGGAGACGTTCGATCAGTCGCTCATCTTACATGCCGACCACGGTCTCAACGCTTCGACGTTCACGGCGATGGTCGTCGGCTCGACGATGGCCGACCTCTACGCGTCGGTTACGGCCGGCATCGGCGCCCTCTCCGGTCCGCTTCACGGCGGCGCGAATCAGGACGTGATGGAGGTTCTCTTCGAGATCGACGAGAGCGACCGGGATCCGCTGGCGTGGGTCGAGCAGGCGACCGAGGAAGGGCGGCGCATCCCCGGCTTCGGTCACCGCGTCTACAACGTCAAGGATCCACGCGCGAAAATCCTCCAGGCCCGCAGCGAGGAACTCGCCGCGTCGGGCGACGACACCTGGTACGAGATCACGACGACGATCGAGGACTACCTCACCGAGGAGAAAGGCCTCGTCGAGAAGGGGATCGCGCCGAACGTGGACTTCTACTCCGGCTCGGTCTACTACCAGCTCGGCATTCCGATCGACATGTACACGCCGATCTTCGCGATGAGCCGGGCGGCCGGCTGGACGGCGCACGTCCTGGAGTACCAGGCCGATAACCGCCTCATCCGCCCGCGGGGTCGCTACGTCGGTCCCGACGATCGCGACTACGTCCCGATCGACGAGCGATAG